A single genomic interval of Helianthus annuus cultivar XRQ/B chromosome 13, HanXRQr2.0-SUNRISE, whole genome shotgun sequence harbors:
- the LOC118485780 gene encoding uncharacterized protein LOC118485780, with the protein MKKAGNPVTNRAAIKKLLDSLPKEWSLQCMMIKKEFLNNPNPVTLTDLINTLRAFEMDVNKREMNTAGYQPKATQPSAGLKNVAFLASGGITPQASDLIYGNASASASKAPQVVEKTITVDTQALKVSTENVALFNTFLSSYEALMSGELRKEMFTAEDMYQVDPDDMEEMDLKWQMAMITLRLKKFQDKTGKRLGLGKAGFDKSKLRCYNCKNLGHFKRDCPMLKEGNSEATPAAKQITAEENKSNASPSTPKALVVEDYDWSEEITEAKEQVNKALMAKISSESSAKHFEKQTTGIPTGNNDADQGLKGILPSVESGDKAEKDAEKGKDKVQAKAMKADASKEKADKDLIPLSVKKMCAMMMETAEGQK; encoded by the exons atgaagaaaGCTGGAAATCCTGTAACCAATCGTGCTGCAATAAAGAAATTGCTTGACTCGCTCCCCAAGGAATGGAGCCTGCAGTgtatgatgatcaagaaggaaTTCCTCAACAATCCTAATCCTGTTACTCTGACAGATCTGATCAACACTCTAAGGGCATTTGAAATGGACGTAAACAAGAGAGAGATGAACACTGCTGGATATCAACCTAAAGCAACTCAACCTTCAGCAGGACTGAAGAATGTAGCGTTTCTCGCTTCAGGGGGCATTACTCCACAAGCTTCTGATCTAATTTATGGAAATGCTTCCGCAAGCGCATCTAAAGCCCCAcaagttgttgagaaaacgatCACTGTCGATACTCAAGCACTGAAAGTTTCAACCGAGAATGTGGCACTCTTCAACACTTTCCTAAGCAGCTATGAAGCCCTAATGTCTGGGGAATTGAGGAAGGAGATGTTTACTGCcgaagacatgtatcaggttgatccagatgatatggaagaaatggatctgaaatggcaaatggccatgatcactCTGAGATTGAAGAAGTTTCAAGACAAGACAGGCAAGCGATTAGGTCTTGGAAAAGCtggttttgacaagtctaagCTGAGGTGCTACAACTGTAAGAATCTTGGACACTTCAAGCGTGACTGTCCGATGTTGAAAGAGGGAAACAGTGAAGCTACTCCAGCTGCTAAACAGATCACTGCCGAAGAGAACAAAAGCAACGCTTCTCCCAGCACGCCGAAGGCTTTGGTTGTTGAAGACTATGACTGGAGCGAAGAGATCACTGAAGCTAAGGAACAAGTCAACAAAGCACTGATGGCCAAAATCTCTAGTGAATCATCTGCAAAGCACTTTGAGAAGCAGACAACGGGAATCCCAACTGGAAACAATGATGCTGACCAGGGATTGAAAGGTATTCTGCCTTCAGTGGAGTCTGGTGATAAAGCTGAAAAAGATGCTGAGAAAGGAAAGGATAAAGTTCAAGCTAAAGCCATGAAAGCAGATGCATCAAAAGAGAAGGCTgacaaagacttg ATTCCATTgagtgtaaagaagatgtgtgcgatgatGATGGAGACTGCGGAGGGTCAAAAATAG